The following proteins are encoded in a genomic region of Saccharopolyspora antimicrobica:
- a CDS encoding acyl-CoA dehydrogenase family protein: MRFAPDREQQDMADTLRDLLADADTAKIARAWAGGETAAWWQVWRELAEVGVTGLTVPQEHGGLELGAVELALCLEQFGYAALPGPLVESLAFLPRLLPGSSWLAELAEGRAIGTAIVAGHLPHALDADQAGAVFRCDGDGVRRLGGIRLQQHESFDPARRLFSVEHTTAEPVEADFDSAFDRGVLGCAAYLFGLGRRLLDISTEYVKQRHQFGRPVGEFQAVKHHLANVLLKLEFVRPLIRGACLSIDGPRGSRDVSAAKIAAGEAAQTAARTALQVHGAIGYTAEHDLHLWLTKATALRTSWGTPAWHRRRVATALSTDPTPIGT; this comes from the coding sequence ATGAGGTTCGCACCGGACCGCGAGCAGCAGGACATGGCCGACACGCTGCGAGATCTGCTCGCCGACGCCGACACGGCCAAGATCGCCCGCGCGTGGGCGGGCGGCGAAACCGCCGCGTGGTGGCAGGTGTGGCGGGAGCTCGCCGAGGTCGGCGTCACCGGGCTCACCGTGCCGCAGGAGCACGGCGGGCTGGAGCTCGGCGCGGTCGAGCTGGCGCTGTGCCTGGAGCAGTTCGGGTACGCGGCGCTGCCCGGGCCGCTCGTCGAGTCGCTGGCGTTCCTGCCGCGCTTGCTGCCGGGATCATCGTGGCTGGCGGAGCTGGCCGAGGGCCGTGCCATCGGGACGGCGATCGTGGCCGGTCACCTGCCCCACGCGCTCGACGCGGACCAGGCGGGCGCGGTGTTCCGCTGCGACGGCGACGGCGTGCGCAGGCTGGGCGGGATCCGGTTGCAGCAGCACGAGTCCTTCGACCCGGCCCGCCGGCTGTTCTCCGTCGAGCACACCACGGCCGAGCCCGTCGAAGCCGACTTCGACTCCGCCTTCGACCGCGGCGTGCTGGGCTGCGCCGCCTACCTGTTCGGCCTCGGGCGGCGGCTGCTGGACATCTCCACCGAGTACGTCAAGCAGCGGCACCAGTTCGGCCGCCCGGTCGGCGAGTTCCAGGCCGTCAAGCACCACCTGGCGAACGTGCTGCTCAAGCTGGAGTTCGTCCGCCCGCTGATCCGCGGCGCCTGCCTGTCGATCGACGGCCCGCGCGGCTCCCGCGACGTCTCCGCGGCCAAGATCGCCGCGGGCGAGGCCGCCCAGACCGCCGCGCGAACAGCGTTGCAGGTGCACGGCGCGATCGGCTACACCGCCGAGCACGACCTGCACCTGTGGCTCACCAAGGCGACGGCCCTGCGCACGTCCTGGGGCACCCCGGCCTGGCACCGCCGCCGCGTCGCCACCGCCCTGTCCACCGACCCCACCCCCATCGGCACCTGA